One Mesorhizobium sp. L-2-11 genomic region harbors:
- a CDS encoding helix-turn-helix domain-containing protein: MSNETFASVWDAIEDTPAEAENMKLRSTLMMALEQHIRAKGWTQVEAARQLGVTQPRVSDLLRGKINLFALDTLVNMVVAAGLHVELRVLEAT; encoded by the coding sequence ATGAGCAACGAGACTTTTGCAAGTGTGTGGGACGCCATCGAAGACACCCCCGCCGAAGCAGAGAACATGAAGCTCCGCTCCACACTGATGATGGCGCTGGAACAGCATATAAGGGCAAAGGGCTGGACGCAGGTCGAAGCCGCGCGCCAGCTCGGCGTGACGCAGCCCCGCGTATCCGACCTCCTGCGCGGTAAGATCAACCTGTTCGCCCTCGATACCCTCGTCAATATGGTGGTCGCGGCCGGACTGCATGTTGAACTGCGCGTTCTAGAGGCTACCTGA
- a CDS encoding WYL domain-containing protein: protein MGIELLDVRNAIRTCCKIVINLYRRATAPIATHDLAIATVYYVDVTLIAAWCELRGVYRYFRADRIVQSEVLEERYAADSSPMMAEWMAKRSQKSGLLRYLHPDLGAAR, encoded by the coding sequence GTGGGGATCGAACTGCTTGACGTGCGTAATGCCATCCGGACATGTTGTAAGATCGTAATCAACCTATATCGACGAGCAACAGCGCCGATCGCGACGCACGATTTGGCCATAGCTACGGTCTATTATGTCGATGTCACGTTGATCGCCGCATGGTGCGAGCTTCGCGGGGTTTATCGCTATTTCCGGGCAGATCGCATCGTGCAATCCGAAGTGCTCGAAGAGCGGTATGCCGCCGATAGCAGCCCTATGATGGCCGAGTGGATGGCGAAACGTTCGCAGAAGTCCGGACTTTTGCGCTATCTGCACCCAGATTTGGGTGCGGCAAGGTGA
- a CDS encoding DMT family transporter: MQDDQGKWLGTLLIIGSSIAYSLSGYFTRLITLDLWTVLFWRGIFGGLFIGAYVAWRYRHDLWGAIRTMGMPGLWVMVLSTLATICFINALRLAAVADVMTIHAAIPFMTAILALVFVGEREDWTTWAASFFALVGVTIIVNPQASGGYLAGYAFATTMALSYAAMMVIIRKNRHVSMLPAAGLSAFLCAFVVLPFAQPMQVTAPTMLDLVLFGTAQFGLGLLLMTVGTRLISATRSALIGSMENPLAPFWVWLAFRELPAWATWVGGSLVMGAVIFDVLTKSKRRQKTVEALAQG, from the coding sequence ATGCAAGACGATCAAGGAAAATGGCTCGGCACGCTGCTGATTATCGGCTCTTCGATCGCCTATAGCCTCTCTGGATACTTCACCCGGCTGATCACGCTCGATCTCTGGACGGTCCTGTTCTGGCGCGGAATCTTCGGCGGCCTGTTCATCGGCGCTTATGTGGCCTGGCGTTATCGGCACGACTTGTGGGGGGCGATTCGGACCATGGGGATGCCCGGCCTCTGGGTCATGGTCCTGTCGACCCTCGCCACGATCTGTTTCATCAACGCGCTGCGCCTGGCTGCGGTGGCGGACGTTATGACAATCCACGCCGCAATTCCATTCATGACGGCCATACTCGCCCTTGTCTTCGTAGGCGAGCGTGAGGACTGGACGACATGGGCGGCCAGTTTCTTCGCGCTAGTTGGCGTGACGATCATCGTAAACCCGCAAGCCTCGGGCGGCTATCTGGCGGGTTACGCCTTCGCGACAACGATGGCGCTATCCTATGCGGCAATGATGGTCATCATCCGCAAGAATCGGCACGTTTCCATGCTCCCGGCCGCCGGCCTGTCGGCCTTTCTCTGCGCGTTTGTGGTGCTGCCATTCGCTCAGCCCATGCAGGTGACGGCCCCGACCATGCTAGACCTTGTGCTGTTCGGAACAGCTCAATTCGGCCTCGGCCTGCTTCTGATGACGGTCGGAACACGGCTGATCTCGGCAACACGCTCCGCCCTCATAGGCAGCATGGAAAATCCGCTTGCACCGTTTTGGGTCTGGCTGGCCTTCCGAGAGCTTCCCGCCTGGGCTACATGGGTTGGCGGCAGCCTGGTCATGGGAGCGGTGATCTTTGATGTTCTGACGAAATCGAAGCGGCGACAAAAAACCGTTGAGGCCCTAGCTCAAGGCTAG
- a CDS encoding helix-turn-helix domain-containing transcriptional regulator — translation MKDRSHDDAMADLFRDDPATAAATLDAILADGDQGELLVTLRQMIKAFGGVPAVAKSAELNPTQLYRTLSEKGNPELRSLNAVLRTMGLRLAVRPLGESVPHV, via the coding sequence ATGAAAGACCGCAGTCATGACGACGCAATGGCCGATCTTTTCCGGGACGATCCGGCGACGGCCGCTGCCACGCTCGACGCAATCCTTGCGGATGGCGACCAAGGCGAACTGCTGGTGACGCTCCGGCAAATGATCAAGGCGTTCGGCGGCGTGCCCGCCGTCGCCAAGTCGGCCGAGCTGAACCCCACGCAACTCTACCGTACCCTTTCGGAGAAGGGGAACCCAGAGCTGCGCAGCCTGAATGCCGTCCTTCGCACGATGGGCCTGCGCTTGGCGGTGCGGCCACTCGGCGAATCCGTGCCGCACGTCTGA
- a CDS encoding DNA polymerase IV → MFATMAAPVNNPDHGFCRDCLAFQRSAARRCERCGSPRLARHPELYRLHLAHIDCDAFYAAVEKRDNPALKDRPLIIGGGKRGVVSTACYIARIHGVRSAMPMFKALEACPEAVVIPPNMEKYGRVGREVRAMMQALTPLVEPLSIDEAFLDLAGTERLHGLPPAVVLARFALGVEKEIGITVSSGLSYCKFLAKVASDFRKPRGFSVIGEAEATGFLAEQPVTLIWGVGKAFAATLERDGIRTVGQLQRMERGDLMRRYGVMGDRLYHLSRGQDDRRVHPDQDAKSVSAENTFDTDIASPEELISVLRALSEKISGRLKKSGIAGRTVVLKLKTQDFKTRTRNRQLGDPTRLADRIFSTGLELLRKEADGTRYRLLGIGVSDLSNDEKADPPDLVDIQSRKRAMAEGAIDTLRDKFGRRAVETGYTFGKGRNAPPPEPIED, encoded by the coding sequence ATGTTCGCAACAATGGCGGCTCCTGTCAACAATCCCGATCACGGTTTTTGCCGCGACTGCCTGGCCTTTCAGCGCAGTGCAGCACGGCGCTGCGAGCGCTGCGGCAGTCCGCGGCTTGCCCGCCACCCGGAGCTCTATCGGCTGCATCTTGCCCATATCGATTGCGACGCGTTTTATGCGGCGGTCGAAAAGCGCGACAACCCGGCGCTGAAGGACCGGCCGTTGATCATCGGCGGCGGCAAGCGCGGCGTCGTCTCCACCGCTTGCTACATTGCCCGCATCCACGGGGTGCGCTCGGCAATGCCGATGTTCAAGGCGCTCGAAGCCTGTCCGGAAGCGGTCGTCATCCCGCCTAACATGGAAAAATACGGACGCGTCGGCCGCGAGGTGCGCGCCATGATGCAGGCGCTGACGCCGCTGGTCGAGCCGCTCTCCATCGACGAAGCGTTTCTGGACCTTGCCGGCACCGAGCGCCTGCATGGCTTGCCGCCGGCGGTGGTGCTGGCGCGCTTTGCGTTGGGGGTGGAGAAAGAGATCGGCATCACCGTTTCATCAGGCCTCTCCTACTGCAAGTTCCTGGCCAAGGTGGCGTCGGACTTTCGCAAGCCGCGCGGCTTTTCGGTGATCGGCGAGGCCGAGGCGACCGGCTTTCTGGCCGAGCAGCCGGTGACGCTGATCTGGGGTGTCGGAAAAGCCTTCGCAGCCACGCTTGAGCGCGACGGCATCCGCACCGTCGGCCAGTTGCAGCGCATGGAACGCGGCGACCTGATGCGCCGCTACGGCGTGATGGGCGACCGGCTCTACCATCTTTCACGCGGCCAGGACGACCGCCGCGTCCACCCCGACCAGGATGCGAAAAGCGTCTCGGCGGAGAACACATTCGACACCGACATCGCCTCCCCCGAGGAATTGATTTCGGTGCTGAGAGCGCTGTCGGAAAAAATCTCAGGGCGGCTGAAGAAATCCGGCATTGCCGGGCGCACCGTCGTGCTCAAGCTGAAAACGCAGGATTTCAAGACCCGCACCCGCAACCGGCAACTCGGCGACCCGACACGGCTGGCCGACCGCATTTTCTCGACCGGGCTCGAGTTGCTGCGCAAGGAGGCGGACGGCACCAGATACCGGCTGCTCGGCATCGGCGTCAGCGACCTCTCGAATGACGAAAAGGCCGATCCGCCCGACCTCGTCGATATCCAGTCTCGCAAGCGTGCCATGGCCGAAGGCGCCATCGACACGCTGCGCGACAAGTTCGGCCGCAGGGCGGTGGAGACCGGCTACACCTTCGGCAAGGGCCGCAACGCCCCCCCGCCAGAGCCGATCGAGGACTAA
- a CDS encoding GNAT family N-acetyltransferase, giving the protein MNTTIAPLVPELWADFEDLFGKQGACYGCWCTHFRLSPAARRASNRERNKDHIKARIEAGPPPGLLAFEDGKAVGWMQIGPRADVPEWNNKGRGSAPVDPADATDPGIWAISCFFIRVKARGRGITHRLVEGGIEFARQNGARLVEACPIDLSKDSRSIGLFVGSSRVFEKAGFERLVERKAGRPLMRLVL; this is encoded by the coding sequence GTGAATACGACCATAGCGCCGCTGGTGCCCGAGCTTTGGGCGGATTTTGAAGATCTTTTCGGCAAGCAGGGCGCCTGCTACGGCTGCTGGTGCACACATTTCCGGCTCTCGCCGGCAGCGCGCCGCGCCAGCAACCGGGAGCGCAACAAGGACCACATCAAGGCGCGGATCGAGGCCGGACCGCCACCGGGCCTGCTGGCGTTCGAGGATGGCAAGGCGGTCGGCTGGATGCAGATCGGCCCGCGCGCCGACGTGCCCGAATGGAACAACAAAGGCAGGGGCTCGGCGCCGGTCGATCCCGCCGACGCCACCGATCCGGGCATCTGGGCGATTTCCTGCTTCTTCATCCGCGTCAAGGCGCGCGGCAGAGGGATAACGCACCGGCTGGTCGAAGGCGGCATCGAATTTGCTCGCCAGAATGGCGCTCGGCTGGTCGAGGCATGTCCGATCGACCTGTCGAAGGATTCGCGTTCGATCGGGCTGTTCGTCGGCTCGTCGCGGGTCTTCGAGAAAGCCGGTTTCGAGAGGCTGGTCGAGCGCAAGGCGGGCCGGCCGCTGATGCGATTGGTGCTTTAG
- a CDS encoding DUF6065 family protein, giving the protein MFHFSQTSRSSQKTSRSIRFSCRPEDHGVIAPPVAAKTVLPDWFRKLPPVDQQQASATNNGLTVKRCMPFLDAMTTGWILPLAATVRLEIKDGGSAVDAGWEFDRVMVSNHGAHQVAGNPKEPAPPCKFHNYWSIRTPPGWSCLFLPPLNRPAQPFECVAGIVDTDTYAAHIHFPFFATVPDGLYVIEKATPLVQVIPFRREDSALKAEIGAETGAEATERETVYRNTIASEGWYRKWARAAR; this is encoded by the coding sequence ATGTTTCATTTTTCCCAGACCTCTCGCTCTTCCCAGAAGACCTCTCGCTCGATCCGGTTTTCCTGTCGGCCGGAAGATCATGGCGTCATCGCGCCGCCGGTGGCGGCCAAGACGGTCCTGCCGGATTGGTTCCGCAAATTGCCGCCGGTCGATCAGCAGCAAGCCTCGGCCACCAACAATGGCCTGACCGTCAAGCGCTGCATGCCGTTTCTCGACGCGATGACAACCGGCTGGATCCTGCCGCTCGCGGCGACAGTCCGCCTTGAGATCAAGGATGGCGGCAGCGCCGTCGATGCCGGCTGGGAGTTCGACAGGGTGATGGTCAGCAATCATGGCGCCCATCAGGTCGCCGGCAATCCGAAGGAACCGGCACCGCCATGCAAATTTCACAATTACTGGTCGATCCGTACCCCGCCGGGCTGGAGTTGTCTGTTCCTGCCGCCGCTCAATCGGCCGGCTCAGCCTTTTGAATGCGTCGCCGGCATCGTCGATACCGACACCTATGCAGCCCACATCCATTTTCCGTTCTTTGCGACCGTGCCGGATGGCCTCTACGTCATCGAAAAGGCAACGCCGCTCGTCCAGGTGATACCGTTTCGCCGCGAAGATTCGGCGCTCAAGGCCGAGATCGGGGCGGAGACTGGAGCCGAGGCGACCGAGCGCGAAACGGTCTACCGCAACACGATTGCCAGCGAAGGCTGGTATCGCAAATGGGCCCGCGCGGCCCGCTAA
- a CDS encoding anti-sigma factor family protein, translating into MTEETFSDEILMRFADGELDPDMVARIEQAMETDDRLVARIAVFIETRAQAQAALKPLLDEPVPKKLIAAVEQVIEARRAGEKAATASILPFGSRRVAGPASRSRWMLPVAASLAAAVVGGLAGYWAAGTDERTRGGLWVAGVIRPALAQALETVESGKEIKLAGISDRFRAIATFRNDKQDLCREFEVDSQNRSTVVSVACRSGDEWRVSFAVVAPGDAGGYAPASSTEALDAYLSAIEAGAPMSAEEEVQALTEIRQKDRK; encoded by the coding sequence ATGACCGAAGAGACTTTTTCGGACGAAATCCTGATGCGATTCGCCGACGGCGAGCTTGATCCCGACATGGTCGCCAGGATCGAGCAGGCGATGGAAACGGACGACCGTCTGGTTGCCAGGATCGCTGTGTTCATCGAGACAAGGGCGCAGGCGCAGGCCGCGCTGAAGCCGCTGCTCGACGAGCCGGTTCCCAAAAAACTTATCGCGGCCGTCGAGCAGGTGATCGAGGCCAGGCGTGCCGGCGAGAAAGCGGCGACGGCGTCGATATTGCCCTTCGGCAGCAGGCGCGTAGCAGGGCCCGCCTCGAGGTCTCGATGGATGCTGCCAGTTGCCGCCTCTCTCGCGGCGGCCGTTGTCGGCGGGCTCGCCGGCTATTGGGCAGCAGGCACCGACGAACGCACGCGGGGCGGCTTGTGGGTAGCCGGCGTCATCCGGCCGGCCCTGGCCCAAGCCCTTGAAACGGTCGAGTCCGGCAAGGAGATCAAGCTCGCCGGGATCAGCGACCGGTTCCGGGCCATCGCTACGTTCCGTAACGATAAGCAGGATTTGTGCCGCGAATTCGAGGTCGACTCGCAGAACCGCTCCACGGTGGTGTCGGTCGCCTGCCGTTCCGGCGACGAATGGCGCGTCAGCTTCGCGGTCGTGGCGCCCGGCGACGCCGGAGGCTATGCCCCGGCCTCGTCAACCGAAGCCCTCGACGCCTATCTTTCGGCGATCGAAGCAGGCGCTCCGATGTCAGCCGAGGAGGAAGTCCAGGCGCTGACCGAGATCCGTCAAAAGGACCGGAAGTGA
- a CDS encoding RNA polymerase sigma factor: MPEKADRVQDQLVAFLPNLRRFAIALCRSRDMADDLVQRACERALANEQRFEPGTRFDAWMFKILRNLWIDDIRKRRVAGPQDDIDERHDIAGASGEREMEARLALNSVAQAIGELAADQREVLLLVCVEELSYRQAAQVLAVPIGTVMSRLARARKNLAEATGISSAPARSPVTKGAAK; encoded by the coding sequence ATGCCGGAAAAAGCCGACCGCGTCCAAGATCAGCTTGTCGCTTTTCTGCCGAATCTGCGCCGATTCGCGATTGCGCTGTGCCGGTCCCGCGATATGGCGGACGATCTCGTCCAGCGCGCCTGCGAACGGGCGCTCGCCAACGAGCAGCGTTTCGAGCCAGGGACGCGCTTCGACGCGTGGATGTTCAAGATTCTGAGAAATCTGTGGATCGACGATATCCGCAAGCGCAGGGTCGCCGGCCCGCAGGACGATATCGACGAGCGCCATGACATCGCCGGCGCTTCCGGTGAGCGCGAGATGGAGGCGCGGCTGGCGCTGAACAGCGTGGCGCAAGCCATAGGCGAGCTCGCCGCCGACCAGCGCGAGGTGCTGCTTCTGGTCTGTGTCGAAGAGCTTTCCTACAGGCAAGCCGCGCAAGTCCTTGCCGTGCCGATCGGGACGGTGATGAGCAGGCTGGCGCGAGCCAGGAAGAATCTGGCGGAGGCGACTGGAATATCTTCGGCGCCCGCCCGTTCTCCGGTCACAAAAGGGGCTGCAAAATGA
- a CDS encoding S8 family serine peptidase yields the protein MFHNSWLRQKALLLFWVAVALIVDPQAPSGQLGLGEFGPRSAFADDDGGGDDGGDDGGGDDGGRSGASSGGSQTSSRRSTGPNLFRTLTDRFLPRPPRRSGRRTQRPALPLPSRAPDQIVATGLSSAEIGRLQATGFTVLDRADIQLLGSQLIRLRIPPNMPLEAARDLVIDAAPQSTADFVHYYRPGQETECAGPHCTAAGLIGWPAGTGLPAGCGGNVTIGLIDTAINPAHAAFSKGRVEVLRLSDDGVAESGRQHGTAVAALLVGGADSRTPGLLPHARLIAVDSFHRGDRQDDRSDAYDLLRALDLLSARGVQVTNMSLSGPANALLEQFVRKLSERGMVIVAAAGNGGPRAEPAYPAAYAEVIAVTAVDRMKRPYRRAGRGEHIDLAAPGVQVWTAASVSGARPKTGTSFAAPFVTAAAALMKSANSNATAADIQDALGKSAEDLGAPGKDAVFGWGLLNARTACVVTSKKATPQSMPEDSAGGEGSL from the coding sequence ATGTTCCACAACTCCTGGTTGAGGCAAAAAGCCCTGCTGCTTTTCTGGGTCGCCGTTGCATTGATCGTCGATCCTCAGGCGCCGAGCGGCCAACTGGGGCTCGGCGAGTTCGGACCAAGATCGGCGTTCGCCGATGACGATGGTGGCGGTGACGATGGCGGCGACGACGGCGGTGGTGATGACGGGGGTCGGTCCGGCGCTTCGTCTGGTGGATCGCAAACGTCGTCCCGCCGATCGACCGGACCGAACCTGTTTCGCACGCTAACGGATCGGTTTCTTCCACGCCCGCCAAGGCGCAGCGGCCGGCGTACGCAACGGCCAGCCCTCCCTTTGCCGTCTCGGGCACCTGACCAGATCGTGGCGACCGGGCTGAGTTCGGCTGAGATCGGTCGGCTTCAGGCAACCGGCTTCACCGTACTGGACCGTGCCGACATTCAGCTTCTTGGATCGCAGCTGATTCGGCTGCGCATTCCACCCAACATGCCGCTGGAGGCTGCGCGCGATCTTGTCATCGATGCCGCTCCGCAGTCGACGGCAGATTTCGTGCATTACTACCGACCCGGACAAGAAACCGAATGTGCCGGGCCGCACTGCACCGCCGCGGGCCTGATCGGCTGGCCGGCCGGTACCGGGCTGCCGGCCGGCTGCGGTGGCAATGTCACGATCGGCCTTATCGACACGGCGATCAATCCTGCGCATGCCGCCTTCTCGAAAGGCCGGGTCGAAGTTCTTCGCCTGTCGGACGACGGCGTTGCCGAGTCCGGCCGCCAGCACGGCACCGCCGTCGCGGCCCTGCTCGTCGGCGGCGCTGACAGCCGTACCCCCGGCCTGCTGCCGCACGCCAGGCTCATTGCGGTCGATTCGTTTCATCGCGGCGATCGCCAGGATGACCGCTCGGACGCCTACGATCTGCTTCGCGCGCTCGACCTGCTTTCGGCGCGCGGCGTGCAGGTGACGAATATGAGCCTGTCTGGTCCTGCGAATGCGCTTCTCGAGCAGTTTGTCCGAAAACTTTCCGAACGCGGCATGGTGATCGTCGCCGCCGCTGGCAATGGCGGTCCCAGGGCCGAACCTGCCTATCCGGCGGCCTACGCTGAAGTGATCGCGGTGACGGCGGTCGATCGCATGAAGCGCCCCTACAGGCGTGCTGGCCGTGGCGAGCACATCGACCTGGCCGCTCCCGGCGTCCAGGTGTGGACGGCCGCGTCGGTCAGCGGCGCACGGCCGAAGACCGGCACCTCCTTCGCGGCGCCCTTCGTCACCGCAGCCGCTGCTTTGATGAAATCGGCAAACAGCAACGCCACCGCTGCCGACATTCAAGACGCGCTTGGCAAGTCGGCGGAAGATCTCGGCGCGCCGGGCAAGGACGCCGTCTTCGGCTGGGGCCTGCTCAACGCCCGCACCGCCTGCGTTGTCACGTCGAAGAAGGCGACCCCACAGTCGATGCCGGAGGATAGCGCAGGCGGCGAAGGGTCGTTATAG
- a CDS encoding DUF3572 domain-containing protein, with translation MANAASMREEAETIAVKALGFVAADPELLPRFLAITGIEAHSIRQAAGEPGFLAGVLQFILAHEPTLMRFAAETGTPPASVGMALRALPLGDDDHERSI, from the coding sequence ATGGCAAACGCAGCGTCAATGCGCGAGGAAGCAGAAACCATTGCCGTGAAGGCATTGGGCTTCGTCGCCGCCGATCCGGAACTTCTGCCGCGCTTCCTGGCGATCACCGGCATCGAGGCACATTCGATCCGCCAGGCCGCCGGCGAGCCGGGATTTCTGGCCGGCGTGCTGCAGTTCATCCTCGCCCACGAGCCGACGCTCATGCGGTTCGCAGCGGAAACCGGAACGCCGCCGGCTTCCGTCGGCATGGCGCTGCGGGCGCTGCCGCTTGGCGACGACGATCATGAGCGTTCGATATAA
- a CDS encoding response regulator — protein MIVEDNELNMKLFRDLIEASGYETVRTRNGLEALDLARLHKPDLILMDIQLPEVSGLEVTKWLKEDDDLHVIPVIAVTAFAMKGDEERIRQGGCEAYISKPISVPRFIETIKSYLGDA, from the coding sequence ATGATCGTCGAGGACAATGAGCTCAACATGAAGCTCTTTCGCGACCTCATCGAAGCGAGCGGTTACGAGACGGTACGCACGCGAAACGGTCTGGAAGCGCTGGATCTGGCGCGACTGCACAAGCCGGACCTCATTTTGATGGACATCCAGCTGCCCGAAGTGTCGGGGTTGGAAGTGACCAAATGGCTGAAGGAGGACGACGACCTCCATGTCATCCCGGTCATTGCCGTCACCGCATTCGCGATGAAGGGCGATGAGGAGCGTATCCGCCAGGGTGGTTGCGAAGCCTATATTTCCAAGCCGATCTCGGTGCCGCGTTTCATCGAAACCATCAAATCCTACCTGGGCGACGCCTGA